In Ferrigenium kumadai, the DNA window CACCCTGCAACTGGATGCCGAAAAAGCCCCGCTCAGCGTCAAGAACTTCCTCGAATACGTGAACAGCGGCTTCTACGACGGCACCATCTTCCACCGCGTGATGGACAACTTCATGATTCAGGGCGGCGGTTTCGAGCCCGGCATGAAGCAGAAGCCGACCAACGCGCCGGTCAAGAACGAAGCGGCCAACGGCCTGAAGAACGAGAACTACACCATCGCCATGGCGCGCACCAGCGACCCGCATTCCGCCACCGCGCAGTTCTTCATCAACGTGCGCAACAACGACTTCCTCGACTATCCCGGCCAGGACGGCTGGGGCTATGCCGTGTTCGGCAAGGTGGTCGAGGGCAAGGAAGTCGTGGACGCGATCAAGAAGGTCAAGACCGGCAACAGCGGCTTCCACCAGAACGTGCCGAAGGAAGACGTCGTCATCACCAAGGCTGAAGTAGTCCAGTAAGGATTCGGGATACGGGATACAGGATTCAGGGGCACTGCCCGATTTCCCGAATCCTGTATCCTGATCCCGTATCCTGAACATGCCCCACTCCCTGTTCATCTCCGACCTGCATCTCGGTGCAGACCAGCCGCAAAGCATGGCGGTGTTCCGGCGTTTCGCCTCCGGCATCGCGCCGCAGGCGGAGGCGCTGTACATCCTCGGCGACCTGTTCGAATACTGGGCGGGAGACGACGACCTGCATGACCCGTTCCACCAGCAGGTGATCGCCGCCCTGCGCGGCATCGCGGAACGCGGCACCAAGGTATTTCTTATGCACGGCAACCGCGACCTGCTGATGGGGCAGGCACTGGCGCAGGCTTGCCACGCCACGCTGCTGGGCGACCCGGCACTGATCGACCTGTATGGCACCCCCACGCTGCTCAGCCACGGCGACACGCTATGCACCAGCGATACCGAATACCAGCGCTACCGCGCGCAGGTGCACGATGCCGATTTCCAGCGCCAGTTCCTCGCCCGGCCGCTGGCCGAACGCAAGGCCTACATCGAGCAGTTGCGTGCGCACAGCAAGGCCGAGAAGCAACATAAGGCCAGCGCGATCATGGACGTGAATATCGATGCCGTCGCCGCCCTGCTGCGCGAGTACCGCTACCCGCGCCTGATCCACGGCCACACCCATCGCCCCAATCGGCACGAACACATCGTGGACGGACACCGCTGCGAACGCTGGGTGCTGGCCGACTGGCACCGGGAAGGCTCGGCGTTGCACTGTGACGCGAACGGCTGCCGTTCCCTGGATATCCTGCCGGAGTAAACCACCCGGGCCGCTATTCCCCCACTCACCGAATGGGCGCTATACTGCTCCGCGTTCCATCCGGAACGCAGCATTCAATTACAAGGGAGAGATCATGGGGAAACAGAATATTGCACTGGTGGGTCTGGGCAGGATCGGTTCGGCTTTTCTGCGTGAAATATCCGGCAAACAGGAGAGGCTGAACCTGCTGTTCGCCGCCGAACCGTCCAATACGCCGGGCAAGGCCCAGGCGATCGCCGCCGGCATCCCGATGGCCACATTGGAAGAGATCGCGGCCGCCGGTAACAAGGTGGACATCATCTTCGACCTGACCGGCAATCCCGACGTGCGCAAACAGCTGCGCGAACAGCTCGCCGCGCACAAGAACCAGCACACCGTGATCGCCCCAGAATCGGTGGCACGCCTGATCTGGTCCTTGATCAGCAGCGAGGCGCTGCCCGTCATCGAAGGGCGCATCACCGGCTACTGAGGCCTGTCTCCAGAGCAAGGGGCATTATGGCCCTTGCTCACCCGTCATTTCAAAACGGCCAGTGCTGCATCGTAATTCGGCTCGTGGGTGATCTCGCTCACCAGCTCGGCATGCAGCACGCGGTCGTTCTCATCCAGCACCACCACCGCGCGTGCGGCCAGCCCACTCATCGGAGTATCAGCGATCTGCACACCGTAGTCGTGCAGGAATTCGCGTCCGCGCATCAGCGACAGCGTGACGATGTTCTGCAATCCCTCGGCGGAACAGAAACGGCTCGATGCGAACGGCAGGTCTGCGGAGATCACCAGCACCACGGTGTTGCGCAGCCCGGTCGCGGCCTGATTGAATTTGCGCGCGGTGATGGAGCACGGGGAAGTGTCGAGGCTGGGCACGATGTCCAGCACCTTGCGCTTGCCCGCAAAGTCCTTCAGCGAAACATCCTTCAGGTCCTTGTCCACCAGCAAGAACGCGGGCGCGACCTGTCCGACCTTGGGAAAACTGCCGCGCACCGTGACCGGCGCGCCCTTGAGGGTGACTGAGGCATCGTTTGAAACCTGGTTCATGTCGGCTCCTTTCGGAAGTGCATTGAAAGAACCGGGATGGTGCGTCACCGCATGAGATGCGGCAATACGGTCTGCACCCTATGGGGCTTTGCCCTGTGGCGCGCACAACTGCTCACAGGGCAGTCCGTCGCCATCGCCGTCGAGCAGCTTGCCGCCGCAGCGATTCAGGTAATAGCGTGCTTCCTCGCAGGAAGTCATCTGGGAACAGCGCTTCTTGCTGGCGCAGACCGGATCCGCAGTCGGCGCATCAACCGCCGCACTGGTGCCAACATGAGGGGACGGTTCGGATAGTGTAGAAGGATGCAGCTTGCGCCACTCCCAGGGCGGCATCGGGTCGCTCAGCGCCCAGAGGCCGCGCGGTTCCCGCCTGGCCTCTTCCTGCAAAGCCAGCATCGCGCGATCGTTGTGGAAGCGGGAGTACTCCCACGCCATGCCGCGGCGGATCTGCTCGGCATTCACGTCCAGCCCGTCCACGCTGAGATGCGCGACCATGCGCCCGTACTGGTCGACCGCCTCGCTGGCCACCTTGACCTGCTTGCCCAGCACCATGTCGGCCAGCGAACGCCGTGACGTATCGCCCAAGGTCTGCGCCTTTTCCGGTGCATCGATACCGGCCAGGCGGATCTTCTTCAGGCCGTTCGCGC includes these proteins:
- the tpx gene encoding thiol peroxidase encodes the protein MNQVSNDASVTLKGAPVTVRGSFPKVGQVAPAFLLVDKDLKDVSLKDFAGKRKVLDIVPSLDTSPCSITARKFNQAATGLRNTVVLVISADLPFASSRFCSAEGLQNIVTLSLMRGREFLHDYGVQIADTPMSGLAARAVVVLDENDRVLHAELVSEITHEPNYDAALAVLK
- a CDS encoding thermonuclease family protein; the encoded protein is MMLIRSLLLISLLLAGGVAQGAEFVAKVIAVLDGDTVLVKRANGLKKIRLAGIDAPEKAQTLGDTSRRSLADMVLGKQVKVASEAVDQYGRMVAHLSVDGLDVNAEQIRRGMAWEYSRFHNDRAMLALQEEARREPRGLWALSDPMPPWEWRKLHPSTLSEPSPHVGTSAAVDAPTADPVCASKKRCSQMTSCEEARYYLNRCGGKLLDGDGDGLPCEQLCAPQGKAP
- a CDS encoding UDP-2,3-diacylglucosamine diphosphatase — protein: MPHSLFISDLHLGADQPQSMAVFRRFASGIAPQAEALYILGDLFEYWAGDDDLHDPFHQQVIAALRGIAERGTKVFLMHGNRDLLMGQALAQACHATLLGDPALIDLYGTPTLLSHGDTLCTSDTEYQRYRAQVHDADFQRQFLARPLAERKAYIEQLRAHSKAEKQHKASAIMDVNIDAVAALLREYRYPRLIHGHTHRPNRHEHIVDGHRCERWVLADWHREGSALHCDANGCRSLDILPE
- a CDS encoding peptidylprolyl isomerase translates to MVKLHTNLGTITLQLDAEKAPLSVKNFLEYVNSGFYDGTIFHRVMDNFMIQGGGFEPGMKQKPTNAPVKNEAANGLKNENYTIAMARTSDPHSATAQFFINVRNNDFLDYPGQDGWGYAVFGKVVEGKEVVDAIKKVKTGNSGFHQNVPKEDVVITKAEVVQ